The following coding sequences are from one Pseudoalteromonas carrageenovora IAM 12662 window:
- a CDS encoding TonB-dependent receptor, translated as MTKLRLSKLTGAVILALGVSTSAMAADTSSAMRGKITTPSGGNAANVKIKVVHQPTGTISELTTNESGTFIANGLRVGGPYMVIIDSDTFNDTTVENIFLNLGETYRLSSQLSPLNIEKIEVSGYKIVQQSGGSSSTFGSDTIENMPSFNRDIKDIARLNPLASINGNGELTFAGSNPRSNGLTVDGIGQNDDFGLSYGGYPTSQPPVALDAIEQISVDVSPFSASKGNFGGGTINAVTKSGTNEFKFSGFYEISTPDIAGDVDSISQVYADGSPVLDEDGHRTYVVEQVEPIQTEKRYGFNVGGPLIDDTLFYFVNYNKWTSELDLDYGFEGSGATNEYDVTEESYNQFINILNNEYGLTDSLGGDPEDTNESLLVKLSWNINDDHRLDFTYQWQDDKDETNVGTGGSTVSLASSRYTYATKFNNFATKLYSDWNENFSTEIGIAYKDVSSRSLTNSDIGFVKVEEYFRGPAYEFGTDEFRHANSSSTENLTLTFDATYLMDEHEINFGMQYESLNLYNLFASNSLGSWEFDDFEGFQNREVGNFRGTYDFSYSNAYTNNPNDTAYDATRNQLALYIEDTFYVGDDLEVTAGVRYERLSSDDKPTLNENFLSTYGFSNQENLDGLDIVLPRIGFKYYATEALTINGGIGRFQGGIPNVWYNNSFQNDGITFVEAPQSAINDYYANNQADITQVPDTIKNTLVQGAGSTNYVDPDFELPSSIRAQVGFEYEFDSELLGEGFKWQAEIAYHKKENEAVWHNTAINPIGVAADGERVINESIYTGDLADNFDIAMTNSSDDGRSIIISTGIAKEFENGLYVSASYAHQDVTEASSGSSSRAQSNYQYNITRNRNEDFADRGSYEVEHSFKVNLAYNTEFFSGYATKFNVYFERRSGRPFSYTMGMYQDSDLGDTRDFYSSSAYLAYIPTGADDPNVNWDESGLSWNELETLLNRAGISERGEILGRNSGTQPWVTTMDVSIKQEIPGFAEGHSGEVYFMVDNFANLLNSDWGVEKRLGFSDQAVYDFGGLDDEGRYIIDGKFNGADVRNYSQYQTSSSAWQAKVGISYKF; from the coding sequence ATGACTAAGCTTCGACTTTCGAAATTAACTGGTGCTGTAATTTTAGCGCTAGGTGTTTCTACAAGTGCAATGGCTGCTGATACCTCATCTGCAATGCGAGGTAAAATTACAACGCCTTCAGGTGGCAATGCTGCAAACGTTAAAATAAAGGTTGTTCACCAACCAACGGGCACTATTAGTGAGTTAACTACAAACGAAAGCGGTACTTTTATCGCTAACGGTTTGCGTGTAGGTGGTCCATACATGGTGATCATCGACTCAGATACGTTTAACGACACAACTGTTGAAAATATTTTTCTAAACCTTGGTGAAACATATCGTTTAAGCTCACAGCTATCGCCACTAAATATCGAAAAAATTGAAGTTTCTGGTTATAAAATTGTTCAGCAATCTGGTGGCTCAAGCAGCACTTTTGGTTCTGATACTATAGAAAACATGCCAAGCTTTAATCGTGATATTAAAGATATTGCACGTTTAAACCCACTTGCAAGTATTAATGGTAATGGCGAGCTAACGTTTGCAGGAAGTAACCCTCGTTCAAACGGTTTAACTGTTGATGGCATTGGCCAAAATGATGACTTTGGTTTAAGTTATGGCGGCTACCCAACTTCTCAACCACCAGTAGCACTTGATGCAATTGAGCAAATTTCTGTTGATGTGTCTCCGTTTTCTGCTTCTAAGGGTAACTTTGGTGGCGGTACTATTAATGCGGTAACAAAGTCTGGTACAAATGAGTTTAAATTTTCAGGCTTTTATGAAATCTCTACACCAGATATAGCTGGTGATGTAGATAGCATTTCTCAAGTATATGCTGATGGTAGCCCTGTTTTAGATGAAGATGGACACCGTACTTACGTTGTTGAACAAGTTGAGCCTATTCAAACTGAAAAGCGTTATGGTTTTAATGTTGGTGGACCATTAATTGATGATACTTTGTTTTACTTTGTAAACTACAACAAGTGGACAAGTGAGCTTGATTTAGATTACGGTTTTGAAGGCTCTGGTGCAACGAATGAATATGATGTAACAGAAGAAAGCTACAACCAATTTATTAATATTTTAAATAATGAATACGGTTTAACCGACTCTCTAGGTGGCGACCCTGAAGACACAAACGAGTCATTGCTTGTTAAATTAAGTTGGAATATTAATGATGATCATCGTTTAGATTTCACTTACCAATGGCAAGACGATAAAGACGAAACAAATGTCGGCACTGGCGGCAGTACAGTTAGCTTAGCGTCAAGCCGTTATACTTACGCTACTAAATTCAATAATTTTGCGACAAAATTATATTCAGACTGGAATGAAAACTTCTCAACAGAAATTGGCATTGCTTACAAAGATGTATCATCAAGAAGCTTAACTAACTCTGATATTGGTTTTGTGAAAGTTGAAGAATACTTCCGCGGCCCAGCTTATGAGTTTGGTACAGACGAATTCCGCCATGCTAACAGCTCTTCTACTGAAAACTTAACACTTACTTTCGATGCTACTTACTTAATGGATGAGCACGAAATTAACTTTGGTATGCAGTATGAATCGCTAAATTTATATAATTTATTTGCATCTAACTCATTGGGTTCTTGGGAATTTGATGACTTCGAAGGTTTTCAAAACCGTGAAGTGGGTAACTTTAGAGGTACATACGACTTTTCTTACAGTAATGCGTACACAAATAACCCAAATGACACTGCATACGATGCAACACGTAACCAGTTAGCACTTTATATTGAAGATACTTTTTATGTTGGTGATGATTTAGAAGTAACAGCGGGCGTTCGTTATGAGCGTTTATCATCAGACGATAAACCAACTTTAAACGAAAACTTTTTAAGTACTTACGGCTTTAGCAATCAAGAGAATCTTGATGGCTTAGATATAGTTTTACCGCGTATTGGCTTTAAATATTATGCAACTGAAGCATTAACCATTAATGGTGGTATAGGTCGATTCCAAGGTGGTATTCCAAACGTTTGGTACAATAACTCTTTCCAAAATGACGGTATTACATTTGTTGAAGCACCTCAAAGTGCTATTAATGATTATTACGCCAACAACCAAGCCGATATTACGCAAGTACCTGACACTATTAAAAACACGTTAGTCCAAGGTGCGGGTAGCACAAACTATGTAGACCCTGATTTTGAGCTTCCATCAAGCATTCGAGCTCAAGTTGGTTTCGAGTACGAGTTTGACTCAGAATTACTTGGCGAAGGCTTCAAATGGCAGGCTGAAATTGCTTACCATAAAAAAGAAAACGAAGCTGTATGGCATAACACGGCTATAAACCCAATTGGTGTTGCTGCTGATGGCGAGCGTGTAATCAACGAAAGTATTTATACTGGCGACCTTGCTGATAACTTTGATATTGCAATGACTAATTCATCTGACGATGGACGTTCAATCATTATCTCTACCGGCATTGCAAAAGAGTTTGAAAATGGCCTGTATGTTTCTGCAAGTTATGCACATCAAGACGTAACTGAGGCATCATCTGGTTCATCTTCTCGTGCTCAGAGTAACTACCAATACAATATTACACGTAACCGTAATGAAGACTTTGCAGATCGTGGTTCATACGAAGTAGAGCACAGTTTTAAAGTAAACCTAGCGTATAACACTGAATTTTTCAGTGGCTATGCAACTAAGTTTAACGTGTATTTTGAGCGCCGCTCTGGTCGTCCATTTAGCTACACTATGGGTATGTATCAAGATAGTGACCTAGGTGACACACGCGACTTTTACTCAAGCTCAGCTTACCTAGCTTACATTCCAACGGGTGCTGATGATCCAAATGTGAATTGGGATGAATCTGGTTTATCTTGGAATGAGTTAGAAACACTTCTAAATCGTGCTGGTATCTCAGAACGTGGTGAAATCTTAGGTCGCAACTCAGGAACTCAACCTTGGGTAACTACTATGGATGTAAGCATTAAGCAAGAAATCCCAGGTTTTGCTGAAGGTCACAGTGGTGAGGTTTACTTCATGGTTGATAACTTCGCAAACTTATTAAACAGTGATTGGGGCGTAGAAAAACGCTTAGGTTTTTCTGACCAAGCTGTTTACGACTTTGGCGGTTTAGATGACGAAGGTCGTTATATAATTGATGGCAAATTTAATGGTGCTGATGTTCGTAATTACAGCCAATATCAAACGAGTTCATCTGCTTGGCAAGCTAAAGTAGGCATTAGCTATAAGTTTTAA
- a CDS encoding S1/P1 nuclease: protein MHSKIKYSISSALLISAIFTSSDSYAWGQNGHRVVGKIAESHLTQVTKRAITPFLDGESLAQISTWPDEMRSAPGDFWQKKSSRWHYINAAPGKSFSFKHEHTKNKESVSNILEGIHYSMQTLTDANSTLDAKQFSLRFLVHLVGDSHQPFHAGRGEDRGGNRIKVSFFNEETNLHSLWDTKLVENENLSFTEYAQFIDTNNSELIAQYLQSSPKTWVEESHNLAMKIYKYTNDEVGYSYIYNNTPIVKTRLQQAGIRLAGVLNALFDPSAKELETALKMPIK from the coding sequence ATGCACAGCAAAATAAAATATTCAATTTCTTCTGCGCTTTTGATTAGTGCAATTTTCACAAGCAGTGATTCGTATGCATGGGGGCAAAATGGTCACCGTGTGGTAGGTAAAATTGCCGAGTCGCACTTAACACAAGTAACTAAAAGAGCTATCACACCTTTTTTAGATGGCGAATCACTAGCACAAATATCAACATGGCCTGACGAAATGCGCTCAGCACCGGGCGATTTTTGGCAAAAAAAATCTTCTCGCTGGCATTACATAAATGCAGCTCCTGGAAAATCATTTAGTTTTAAGCATGAGCACACAAAAAACAAAGAATCTGTGAGCAATATTCTCGAAGGTATTCATTACTCAATGCAAACCCTCACTGATGCAAACAGCACATTAGACGCTAAGCAGTTTAGTTTGCGTTTTTTAGTGCATTTAGTAGGCGATAGCCATCAACCATTTCATGCTGGCAGAGGTGAAGACAGAGGCGGAAACCGAATTAAAGTTTCGTTTTTTAATGAAGAAACAAATCTTCACAGCCTTTGGGATACAAAATTAGTTGAAAACGAGAACTTATCGTTTACTGAATACGCACAATTTATTGATACAAATAATAGTGAACTCATTGCACAGTACTTACAAAGCTCACCTAAAACATGGGTTGAAGAATCTCATAACCTAGCAATGAAAATTTATAAATATACTAATGACGAAGTTGGCTATAGCTACATATACAACAACACACCGATTGTGAAAACACGCCTCCAACAAGCGGGTATTCGCTTAGCTGGTGTATTAAACGCCCTGTTTGATCCCTCAGCTAAAGAACTAGAAACGGCACTTAAGATGCCTATCAAATAA
- a CDS encoding substrate-binding domain-containing protein has translation MLHKTTVVAFLFLLLLVTWICGQLTVNNDDLQFPVMIKTSTTCQTTATSNTSELIVFTPSKKIAKLLTESLCGDNVVAKQYGSVIGYWGYRTADSLEFVGKGIADLILAKNNIMAAFRAESTYNYQPVVGFSNYTAFFISSKEKPRLTKQYFLDKRIGLLDYPTSRSGHILPKQTFKELDINLANLKITYASSHNELRDLLADGKVDIIASFWKESDATRFSKNYITPLSNNIAGTRWYFKMQQNNTDLLCAIQSHLLNMSKDQTLHYYQNVKPYWSCNTKSVSFIKGLGDE, from the coding sequence ATGTTGCATAAAACTACAGTTGTTGCATTTTTGTTTCTGCTATTGCTTGTTACATGGATTTGCGGTCAATTAACGGTAAATAACGATGATTTACAGTTTCCTGTCATGATAAAAACTTCAACTACATGTCAAACAACGGCAACAAGTAATACAAGTGAACTCATTGTTTTTACACCATCAAAAAAAATAGCCAAGTTATTAACAGAAAGTTTGTGTGGCGATAACGTTGTCGCTAAGCAATATGGCTCTGTAATAGGGTATTGGGGATATAGAACAGCTGACAGTTTAGAGTTTGTGGGCAAAGGTATTGCAGATTTAATATTGGCTAAGAATAATATAATGGCTGCATTTAGAGCAGAATCAACTTACAACTATCAACCGGTAGTGGGGTTTTCTAACTACACTGCTTTTTTTATATCTTCTAAAGAAAAACCTCGGCTTACAAAACAGTACTTTTTAGATAAACGCATAGGTTTGCTTGATTACCCAACCAGTCGTTCTGGACATATTTTACCTAAGCAAACGTTTAAAGAGCTTGATATTAACTTGGCTAATTTAAAAATTACTTATGCAAGCTCACATAACGAACTACGGGACTTATTGGCCGATGGTAAAGTAGATATTATTGCGTCATTTTGGAAAGAAAGTGATGCAACACGTTTTTCAAAAAATTACATCACACCTTTAAGCAATAATATTGCAGGAACGCGCTGGTACTTTAAAATGCAACAAAATAATACTGATTTACTGTGTGCAATACAGTCTCATTTACTTAACATGTCAAAAGATCAAACTCTGCATTACTACCAAAACGTTAAACCTTACTGGAGTTGTAACACAAAATCAGTGAGTTTTATTAAAGGTCTAGGCGATGAATAA